A part of Phoenix dactylifera cultivar Barhee BC4 chromosome 2, palm_55x_up_171113_PBpolish2nd_filt_p, whole genome shotgun sequence genomic DNA contains:
- the LOC108511356 gene encoding auxin-responsive protein SAUR50 — translation MPRGSFLRAFLRKWKEKGNEFLIGATSEPSQCSLLTCSQEEQTIPKDVPRGHLVVYVGEECKRFVIKITFLEHPLFQALLDQAREEYEFKPGSKLCIPCNENIFLGILHDVRSQQDQRFWLCC, via the coding sequence ATGCCTCGAGGGAGTTTCCTCAGGGCCTTCCTGAGGAAATGGAAGGAGAAGGGCAACGAGTTCTTGATTGGTGCAACCAGCGAACCCTCCCAGTGCTCTCTCCTCACTTGCTCCCAGGAAGAGCAGACCATTCCAAAagatgtccctaggggccaccTGGTGGTGTATGTGGGAGAAGAATGCAAGAGGTTTGTCATTAAAATCACCTTCCTCGAGCATCCATTATTCCAGGCATTGCTTGATCAAGCTCGAGAGGAGTATGAATTCAAGCCTGGCTCGAAACTCTGCATACCTTGCAATGAGAACATCTTCCTTGGCATTCTTCATGATGTCCGTTCACAGCAGGACCAAAGGTTCTGGCTGTGTTGCTGA
- the LOC103708439 gene encoding phosphoenolpyruvate carboxylase kinase 2-like, which translates to MTADLKRDYEIGPEIGRGRFGTVYRCVSTETGEAFAVKSIEKALLSDAVDRECVEREGKIAQLAAAGNPHAVQVHAVYEDEAWLHVVMELCPGPDLFDRISGPGAPLSEAEAAAVMAPLMEAVAVCHRRGVAHRDIKPDNVLFDERGRLKLADFGSAECFGDGRPMRGLVGTPYYVAPEVVAGRDYDEKVDVWSAGVVLYIMLAGVPPFYGDTAVEIFEAVLRANLRFPTRNFHAVSPAAKDLLRRMLCKDVSRRFSAEQVLGHPWITSGGGA; encoded by the exons ATGACTGCGGACCTGAAGAGGGACTACGAGATCGGACCAGAGATCGGACGGGGGAGGTTCGGCACCGTGTACCGGTGCGTCTCGACGGAGACCGGCGAGGCGTTCGCCGTCAAGTCGATCGAGAAGGCCCTCCTCTCCGACGCGGTTGACCGCGAGTGCGTCGAGCGGGAGGGCAAGATCGCGCAGCTCGCTGCCGCCGGGAACCCGCACGCCGTCCAGGTGCACGCGGTGTATGAGGACGAGGCGTGGCTCCACGTGGTGATGGAGTTGTGCCCGGGGCCGGACCTTTTCGACCGGATCAGCGGGCCGGGGGCGCCGCTgtcggaggcggaggcggcggcggtgaTGGCGCCGCTGATGGAGGCGGTGGCGGTGTGCCACCGCCGCGGGGTGGCTCACCGGGACATCAAGCCGGACAACGTGCTATTCGACGAGCGGGGCCGCCTGAAGCTGGCGGACTTCGGGTCGGCGGAGTGCTTCGGGGACGGGCGGCCGATGAGGGGCCTGGTGGGGACGCCCTACTACGTGgcaccggaggtggtggccgggAGGGATTACGACGAGAAGGTGGACGTCTGGAGCGCCGGGGTGGTGCTTTACATAATGTTGGCCGGGGTCCCGCCCTTCTACGGCGACACGGCGGTCGAGATCTTCGAGGCGGTGCTCCGCGCCAACCTCCGCTTCCCGACGCGGAACTTTCACGCCGTCTCCCCGGCGGCCAAGGATCTTCTACGCCGGATGCTCTGCAAGGACGTCTCGCGAAGATTCTCGGCGGAGCAAGTCCTCG GGCATCCATGGATAACCAGTGGAGGGGGAGCATGA
- the LOC103708440 gene encoding cryptochrome-1, which yields MDSPSKTVVWFRRDLRIEDNPALAAASKDACVLPVFIWCPGEEGQFYPGRVSRWWLKQSLAHLDRSLRSLGAPLVLIRAESTLASLLQCIGAIGATRVVYNHLYDPVSLIRDHKIKNELADLGISVQSFNGDLLYEPWEVYDENGLAFTAFNAYWDKCMSLPIEPTLPLPPWRLVPPAGTENVQSCSPEELGLENDAEKSSNALLSRGWSPGWANADKMLAEFVNGHLREYSRNRMKVEGNTTSLLSPYLHFGELSVRQIYQAVRMKQIQWAKEENSDAEESINLFLRSIGLREYSRYLCFNFPFTYERSLLGNLKHYPWRADEDQFKSWRQGRTGYPLVDAGMRELWATGWMHNRTRVIVASFFVKFLLLPWTWGMKYFWDTLLDADLENDILGWQYISGSLPDGHELNRLDNPEDQGRKFDPDGEYVRNWIPELARMPTEWIHRPWDAPRSVLKAAGIELGLNYPKPIIELNTARERLDDAVTMMWELDRAARVATLSGSHEVVADNLIGMNNLDIPKAVVKKEVSCTSSSLDQRVPSVHNLKGSSCNKGLKNLNSERSKQVDINNRVAKMETSKKDKDLCSTAESSAARKRSISGSMCAVPDSCFSLSEVNTLDDSGSFKPHNSSGSPSMHPWKEEDGIRGEKEGDDVDAQSSIEGLRPCKRPS from the exons ATGGACAGCCCATCCAAGACCGTTGTTTGGTTTAGGAGGGACTTGAGGATTGAGGACAACCCAGCCTTAGCAGCAGCCTCCAAGGACGCATGCGTGCTCCCTGTTTTCATATGGTGTCCAGGTGAAGAAGGGCAATTTTATCCCGGTCGAGTGTCTCGATGGTGGCTGAAGCAGTCGCTTGCCCACCTCGATCGGTCCTTGAGGTCTCTTGGAGCCCCCCTGGTGTTGATCAGAGCAGAGAGCACTCTCGCATCTCTTTTGCAGTGCATTGGTGCAATTGGGGCCACTAGAGTGGTTTATAACCATCTATATG ATCCTGTTTCACTTATTCGGgatcataaaataaaaaatgagcTGGCGGATCTTGGAATCTCTGTGCAAAGTTTTAATGGTGATCTGTTGTACGAACCATGGGAAGTGTATGACGAGAACGGCCTTGCTTTTACAGCTTTCAATGCATATTGGGACAAATGCATGAGCTTGCCAATTGAACCAACTTTGCCTCTTCCTCCTTGGAGGTTGGTGCCACCCGCAG GGACAGAAAATGTTCAAAGTTGTTCACCTGAGGAGCTAGGCCTCGAAAATGATGCAGAGAAATCAAGTAACGCATTGCTGAGCAGGGGATGGTCCCCAGGTTGGGCCAATGCAGACAAAATGCTAGCTGAATTTGTTAATGGGCATCTAAGGGAATATTCAAGAAACAGAATGAAGGTGGAGGGCAACACTACTTCATTGTTGTCACCTTATCTCCATTTTGGCGAACTTAGTGTGAGGCAAATCTACCAAGCTGTAAGAATGAAGCAGATACAGTGGGCAAAAGAAGAGAATTCTGATGCAGAAGAGAGTATCAACCTCTTTCTAAGGTCAATTGGTCTTAGAGAATATTCACGTTATCTTTGTTTCAATTTTCCATTCACATATGAGCGGTCGTTGTTGGGAAACTTGAAACACTACCCCTGGCGTGCTGATGAGGATCAGTTTAAGTCTTGGAGGCAGGGTAGAACAGGGTACCCATTAGTGGATGCAGGTATGAGAGAACTTTGGGCAACTGGTTGGATGCACAACCGAACTAGAGTCATTGTTGCAAGTTTTTTTGTGaagtttcttctacttccatGGACGTGGGGGATGAAATACTTCTGGGACACATTGTTGGATGCCGACTTAGAAAATGACATCCTTGGTTGGCAGTATATATCAGGTAGCTTACCTGATGGTCATGAGCTCAACCGTCTTGACAATCCAGAG GATCAAGGTCGCAAATTTGATCCTGATGGAGAATATGTTAGAAATTGGATTCCTGAACTTGCAAGAATGCCAACTGAATGGATCCATCGTCCATGGGATGCTCCAAGATCTGTACTAAAGGCTGCTGGAATTGAGCTGGGTTTAAATTACCCGAAACCCATCATAGAACTTAATACAGCTCGGGAGCGCCTGGATGATGCTGTCACCATGATGTGGGAGCTGGACAGAGCTGCAAGAGTTGCAACATTAAGTGGTTCGCATGAAGTTGTGGCTGACAATCTGATTGGTATGAATAACTTGGACATTCCAAAGGCTGTTGTGAAGAAGGAGGTATCTTGCACAAGTTCATCTCTTGATCAAAGAGTTCCCTCTGTTCATAATCTTAAGGGCAGTTCATGCAACAAGGGACTGAAAAACCTAAACAGTGAGAGATCTAAACAAGTTGACATAAATAATCGCGTTGCCAAGATGGAGACATCAAAAAAGGACAAAGACCTGTGTTCTACAGCAGAATCATCAGCTGCTAGGAAAAGAAGCATCAGTGGGAGTATGTGTGCTGTTCCAGATTCATGTTTTTCTTTGTCAGAAGTAAACACTCTGGATGATAGTGGTTCTTTCAAGCCACATAATTCAAGTGGATCGCCTTCCATGCAtccatggaaagaagaagatggcatcAGAGGAGAAAAG GAGGGAGATGATGTTGATGCTCAGAGTAGCATTGAGGGCTTGAGACCATGCAAGAGACCTTCATAA
- the LOC103708459 gene encoding actin-depolymerizing factor-like — translation MSLRSLSFRSSNASSGMGVAVDSKSTFLELKRKKVHRYVIFMIDEKKKEVVVEKTGGPGESYDDFTAALPGNDCRYAVYDFDFVTEDNCQKSKIFFISWSPSVSRIRSKMLYATSKDRFRHELDGVHYEIQATDPTEMDLEVLRDRAN, via the exons ATGTCGCTCAGATCTCTGTCGTTCCGATCG TCGAATGCATCTTCTGGGATGGGAGTGGCTGTCGATAGCAAGAGCACTTTCCTGGaactgaagaggaagaaggtgcATCGCTATGTGATATTCATGAtcgatgaaaagaaaaaagaggttgTGGTCGAGAAGACAGGTGGCCCGGGGGAGAGTTATGATGATTTCACGGCAGCCCTGCCTGGGAACGATTGCCGCTATGCTGTGTATGATTTTGATTTTGTGACTGAAGACAATTGCCAGAAGAGCAAGATATTCTTTATCTCATG GTCTCCATCTGTCTCCCGCATCCGTTCTAAGATGTTGTATGCCACATCCAAAGACAGATTTCGCCATGAGCTTGATGGCGTCCATTACGAGATTCAGGCCACTGACCCTACAGAGATGGATCTCGAAGTTCTTAGAGACCGTGCTAATTAG